A genome region from Mycobacterium florentinum includes the following:
- a CDS encoding cupin domain-containing protein, translating into MALKIPLAALALAVLLAPAAHAAPAPQNSDQSPVVRPVFNQPTNVPGKSLEAVTVSYPPGGKSGAHHHANSAFIMAYVISGAIRSQLEGEPARVYHAGETWSEAPGAHHTVSENASATEPAELLAVFLVDTGDGPLTTDDEPPR; encoded by the coding sequence ATGGCGCTGAAAATACCGCTCGCCGCACTGGCACTTGCGGTGCTGCTCGCGCCCGCGGCCCACGCCGCGCCGGCGCCACAGAATTCGGATCAAAGCCCGGTTGTCCGACCAGTTTTCAATCAACCCACCAATGTTCCGGGCAAGTCACTTGAAGCGGTCACCGTCAGCTACCCGCCCGGAGGTAAAAGCGGTGCACACCACCACGCGAACTCGGCGTTCATCATGGCGTACGTGATCTCCGGAGCGATCCGCAGCCAACTCGAAGGTGAGCCGGCACGCGTCTATCACGCCGGTGAGACGTGGAGTGAAGCCCCGGGCGCGCACCACACGGTCAGTGAAAATGCCAGCGCCACCGAACCCGCTGAATTGCTCGCGGTCTTCCTGGTCGACACCGGAGACGGCCCGCTGACC
- a CDS encoding NADP-dependent oxidoreductase: MRAITVSDHDAGVAGFSLTELPYPQAADNDVIVRVHAAGFTRGELDWPHTWIDHAGRDRTPSVPGHELSGVVAELGYGTTGLSVGQRVFGLADWARNGSLAEYTAVDARNLAPLPVDIDHTVAAALPISGLTAWQALFDHGRLAAGQTVLIHGVVGGVGSIAAQLAREVGARVIGTGRAADRAQALELGAHAFVDLDAEKLEDVGEVDVVFDVIGGDVLARSADLVRAGGTLVTIAEPPKNRPYDGRALFFLVEPDRARLADLAARVRDGRLKPVVGAVLPLAEAAAAFAPGKRIPGKTILRVAED; the protein is encoded by the coding sequence ATGCGAGCCATCACTGTTTCAGATCATGACGCCGGCGTCGCCGGCTTCTCGCTGACGGAGCTTCCTTACCCGCAAGCGGCCGACAACGACGTCATCGTGCGGGTACACGCCGCGGGTTTCACCCGCGGAGAGCTTGACTGGCCGCACACCTGGATCGACCACGCGGGTCGTGACCGGACGCCGAGCGTCCCCGGCCACGAACTGTCCGGGGTCGTGGCCGAGTTGGGGTACGGCACGACCGGGTTGAGCGTGGGTCAGCGGGTGTTCGGGCTCGCCGACTGGGCTCGCAACGGTTCGCTGGCCGAGTACACCGCTGTGGACGCCCGCAATCTCGCACCGCTGCCAGTCGACATTGACCACACGGTGGCCGCGGCGCTGCCGATCTCCGGATTAACCGCGTGGCAAGCCCTGTTCGACCACGGCCGTCTCGCGGCTGGACAGACAGTCCTGATCCACGGCGTCGTCGGTGGGGTCGGGTCGATCGCAGCGCAGCTGGCTCGCGAGGTCGGTGCGCGTGTCATCGGCACCGGCCGGGCCGCGGACCGAGCCCAGGCGTTGGAGCTCGGCGCCCACGCCTTCGTCGACTTGGACGCCGAAAAGCTAGAGGATGTAGGTGAAGTCGACGTGGTGTTCGACGTGATCGGCGGAGACGTCCTCGCCCGGTCGGCTGATCTGGTGCGGGCCGGCGGAACGCTCGTCACCATCGCCGAGCCGCCGAAGAACCGGCCGTACGACGGGCGGGCACTTTTCTTCCTTGTCGAACCCGATCGCGCCCGGCTCGCCGATCTCGCCGCGCGGGTGCGGGATGGACGCCTCAAACCAGTGGTGGGCGCCGTGTTGCCACTCGCCGAAGCTGCCGCCGCGTTCGCTCCGGGCAAGCGCATCCCCGGCAAGACGATCCTGCGCGTGGCCGAAGACTGA
- a CDS encoding alpha/beta hydrolase fold domain-containing protein, protein MSAPATVWGSPRPGLRAAGARKARRHSYRAGAVVDVVQDGPSMAGRIAWLSARLMIRPTLSVGSYLPSAPWPWGVVEIAARAVTPPPGTVRAGIALAHCTAQLIRAAGVLPADGTRRVVLYLHGGAFLTCGAYSHGRLVSTLSRFADSPVLVPNYRKIPQHSISDAIDDCYDGYRWLRRKGYQPDQIVLAGDSAGGYLALALAQRLLECDEQPAALVAMSPLLQLATQPKTTHPNIGSDAMFAPRAFDAFHRLITRAAAHRDATGHPDALYEPLDHIEPGLPPTLIHVSGSEVLLHDAQLAAQRLATAGVPVEVQVWPGQIHVFQFAAPLIPEAIRSLRQIGRYIREATG, encoded by the coding sequence ATGAGCGCACCCGCCACGGTGTGGGGTTCACCGCGCCCCGGTCTAAGAGCAGCCGGGGCACGAAAAGCTCGGCGGCACTCATACCGCGCGGGCGCCGTCGTCGACGTCGTCCAGGACGGTCCGAGCATGGCCGGTCGCATCGCCTGGCTGAGCGCCCGCCTGATGATCCGGCCCACCTTGAGTGTGGGCAGCTACCTGCCCTCGGCGCCGTGGCCCTGGGGCGTCGTCGAGATCGCCGCCCGCGCCGTCACGCCGCCACCGGGCACGGTGCGCGCCGGCATCGCGCTGGCGCATTGCACCGCGCAGCTAATCCGCGCCGCCGGAGTGCTACCGGCCGACGGCACCCGCCGGGTCGTGCTGTATCTGCATGGCGGGGCCTTCCTCACCTGCGGCGCCTACTCGCATGGCCGGCTGGTGAGCACGCTGTCCAGGTTCGCCGACAGCCCTGTGCTGGTACCCAATTACCGTAAGATTCCGCAACATTCGATCAGCGACGCGATCGACGACTGCTACGACGGCTACCGATGGTTGCGCCGAAAAGGTTATCAACCCGACCAGATCGTGCTGGCCGGCGATTCCGCCGGCGGCTACCTGGCGCTGGCGCTGGCCCAACGCCTGCTCGAGTGCGATGAGCAACCGGCGGCGCTGGTGGCCATGTCACCGCTGCTGCAACTGGCCACACAACCCAAGACGACCCACCCCAACATCGGCTCGGATGCGATGTTTGCGCCCAGAGCCTTCGACGCCTTCCACCGCTTGATCACCCGCGCCGCAGCACACCGCGACGCCACTGGGCATCCCGATGCGCTCTACGAGCCACTCGATCACATCGAACCCGGCCTTCCACCCACGTTGATCCATGTGTCCGGTAGTGAGGTGCTGCTCCACGACGCACAGCTGGCGGCCCAACGACTGGCCACCGCAGGCGTGCCAGTCGAAGTGCAGGTGTGGCCGGGCCAAATCCATGTGTTCCAATTCGCCGCGCCGCTGATCCCCGAAGCCATCCGCTCGCTGCGCCAGATTGGCCGCTACATCCGCGAAGCAACCGGATAG
- a CDS encoding phosphoenolpyruvate carboxylase, whose product MDAIPAIEDQLHALQPICSAQRVPSGSTCGAPAVAIAEIHAVDGCDQMGLSPDGDLVETLCQDCLATVQWAMATYVGDKRAVASRWGTRPVCTTCGRPTGYLRSVFAVRPIGPEGPKS is encoded by the coding sequence ATGGACGCCATCCCGGCGATCGAGGATCAACTTCATGCGCTACAGCCCATCTGTAGCGCCCAGCGGGTGCCGAGCGGCAGTACATGCGGTGCGCCGGCGGTGGCCATCGCCGAGATCCACGCCGTCGACGGATGCGACCAGATGGGGCTAAGCCCAGATGGCGACCTCGTCGAGACGCTCTGTCAAGACTGTCTGGCTACCGTGCAATGGGCGATGGCGACCTATGTGGGCGACAAACGGGCTGTGGCGTCCAGATGGGGCACCCGCCCGGTGTGCACCACCTGCGGGCGCCCCACTGGATATTTGCGCAGCGTTTTCGCTGTGCGGCCGATCGGGCCCGAGGGGCCGAAATCATGA